Proteins from a single region of Mumia flava:
- a CDS encoding type I polyketide synthase produces the protein MTIIDAPSTAPAQHTDHRSRLLDDLNDGTPYAVAFGGQGAPWLQPLADLLRTHALGPQVHAVVTEADRILAPVSGDLARVPLPFTPLEWADAIAVAESAADDDAPDLPDADTLSAPAVSVPGILLAQLAGLHAVRNLGLTAAPTTVAAHSQGALAAAVVAGADEAEVLAVARLTGIAVQVVSRRRGLTGDTMLAVRGVSAEGLDEALEGLDPALRVHVGLRNGRRTTVLTGPADDLRAVQRHLEQHGAEQKRLRERKLTGGTPFAPTLEILEPRAAFHHPDLTAAADLVADWAQRCGLDAAWARELAMAAVVDPVDWVRDLDEVFSSGAQWILDLGPGDLASLLSRYEADAHGVGLLTPVARDGHRALTAVGAAPRRSAPWSAYAPSAVTLPDGRTVLETRFTRLTGRSPVILAGMTPTTVDPKIVAAAANAGFWAELAGGGQVSEPIFTENVDELGRLLEPGRTYAFNSLFLDPYLWKMQLGQQRLVQRARAAGAAIDAVIVTAGIPELEEAVALVAELREEGISHVVFKPGTVAQIRQVAAIAREVAPVPIIVQIEGGKAGGHHSWEDLDELLLTTYASLRALDNVVVCVGGGIGTPQIASEYLTGTWARRHGYPVMPLDGVLVGTAAMATLEATTSPEVKQMLLETPGTPEWIGAGKAVAGMASGRSQLGADIHEIDNTASRVGRLLDEVAGDADAVAERADEIVAALEKTAKPYFGDVTAMTYAAWLTRYVGLATVGGDDASDGASRWLDVTLRDRFHAMAQQAEARLAEADHGPVTTLFADADAVEDPDAALGALLRAYPAASEVVLHPADVPFFVEVCKRPGKPVPFVPVLDADVRRWYRSDSLWQAHDDRFGADAVCIIPGPVSVAGIDRVDEPVAELLRRFEDEAVDDVLTAGAAPARVGARRRLDAVEDALGIVLSAPDVTWAGRTVRNPVHRLGNDWVLVERTRAEHAETGASLVVESGAVVLEVPLGPGREPLTLRIDPAGATDGAVPVVATDDAAAAMTVLASQAAGGTLPEVSDGTATATVAWSPDLASDHAAVTGEPESDGLVPDVLVGLAWPSVFAGLASARTAGPVGGAGTTGTDGADVPVVEGLLDLVHLDHAVRLADAAPSLLEQERDLDVTASLEEVTDTEVGRVVAVSVAIATDGDLVATMTERFAIRGRTGAATLADPAVAGGAFGDDVRDTARRTRAEATLVAPSDLRAFAAVTGDHNPIHTSVAAARLAGLGDPIVHGMWMSAAAQRLLAPRRITGWTTRFLAPVAPGSTVDLRAVRIGMENGSELIEVTARSAGELVLAATARVAPPRTAYAFPGQGIQHQGMGMAGYQRSKAAREIWDRADAHTRSALGFSILTVVRENPTEIVAAGVSHKHPDGVLFLTQFTQVAMAVLGSAQVAELREAGAFVDDAVLAGHSVGEYNALSAVSGVIGLEAVIEVVFQRGSVMHTLVPRDADGRSDYRLAAIRPSQIGLDDADVADFLAQIAEESGEFLQIANENLRGSQYAIAGSVRGLELLEAEINGRRAEFGGKAAFILVPGIDVPFHSAVLRGGVPDFRHRLDELLPEQIDPEILIGRYVPNLVPKPFSLDRAFVAEIADEVPSEPLNEVLEDFERWAAQPGRLARRLLIELLAWQFASPVRWIETQDLMFGDLGVERFVEIGVGGAPTVANLASSTLKLPTAPLRPIEVLNVERDGAAVFATDTDPEPADDEPEAPSAPSSAEPVETASAPAPAAPTAPAGAERPADLSFDAADATGVLLAWWTKMRPDQIGPADSIESLCDGASSRRNQLLVDLGGELSLGAIDGAADADVPTLSAQVKGLARGYKPFGPVLSDALGDHLKKVLGPTGKRQSAIADRVRDTWQLGSGWASHTTAELAMATREGSSVRGGAYGDLDAPKSASDLDAAIDACVQAVGARNGVAVAMPSAGGGGDVTVDAAALGELTASITGPDGVLASTARHLLAQLDLDETAPAAEADDADAEVLALVESELGSDWARTVAPAFDARRALLLDDRWASAREDVTRIALGITGLGEAGADDSTLAFTGTGDVVARQARWWAGRVDDEALTQRLSAIADDALDTSAGAWSDEVAVVTGASPGSIAASVVGRLLAGGATVVASTSRLDGAKRRFFTDLYRSHARGGATLWVVPANLASFADTDALIAWVTEEQTESAAGVTTVTKPALTPTLLFPFAAGRVAGDLTEAGARSEIDMRILLWSVERLIAGFGAAHRDHDLDASLHVVLPGSPNRGTFGGDGGYGEAKAALDAVVAKWSSETWSTRVTLTHAIIGWVRGTGLMGGNDPLVQAVEEAGVRTWAPEEMADALLATATTQARTAGRGGPATVDLTGGLSEAALDLRALAEGVEAPAASDSDEGVTIDALAPSPAQLPATADVSWPEIETRPEDLVVIVGAGELGPYGSARTRFEIEVHDELSAAGVLELAWSTGLIAWENGGWYDVESQEPVAESEIHERYHDRVVEAAGIRRYADDGALQSGSAPLLASVYLDSDLTFTVGSEAQARALHAAEPASTVIAPAGDGDEWTVTRKAGTEIRVPRRLDLTRTVGGQIPTGFDPAAWGVPAEMLESLDRVAVWNLVCTVDAFLSSGFTPAELMRWVHPAQVASTQGTGMGGMTSMRSLYVDTLLGEAKQNDILQEALPNVIAAHVMQSYVGGYGAMVHPVAACATSAISVEEGTDKIRLGKADFVVAGGFDDLSTEGIVGFADMSATADTSVMLAKGIDERYVSRANDRRRGGFVESQGGGTLLLARGDVAARMGLPVLGVVAYAGSFADGVHTSIPAPGIGALAAARGGDRSMLARGLADVGLTIDDVAVVSKHDTSTNANDPNESELHERIGAALGRTEGNPLFVVSQKTLTGHAKGGAAAFQMIGLCQVMESGVVPPNRSLDCVDDVLAEHEHLVWLRKPLQLGTVRAGLVTSLGFGHVSALVAIAHPAAFLASLGAEERATYERASRARRISGRMRLTQAIYGGPAAYQRPAGRRLGSEGVREREASVLLAPEAHLAADGSYVVGVGAATDGVGASAAGSGDVAVGGRRQGDPEAAR, from the coding sequence GTGACGATCATCGACGCGCCGAGCACCGCACCCGCCCAGCACACCGACCACCGCTCCCGTCTGCTGGACGACCTGAACGACGGCACGCCGTACGCGGTCGCGTTCGGCGGCCAGGGGGCGCCGTGGCTCCAGCCGCTCGCGGACCTGCTGCGCACCCACGCGCTGGGGCCGCAGGTCCACGCCGTCGTGACGGAGGCCGACCGGATCCTCGCCCCGGTCTCCGGCGACCTCGCCCGCGTCCCGCTGCCGTTCACCCCGCTGGAGTGGGCCGACGCGATCGCGGTCGCGGAGTCCGCCGCCGACGACGACGCCCCCGACCTGCCGGACGCCGACACGCTCAGCGCTCCCGCAGTCTCGGTCCCCGGCATCCTGCTCGCGCAGCTCGCCGGGCTCCACGCGGTCCGCAACCTCGGGCTGACCGCCGCCCCCACCACGGTCGCCGCGCACTCGCAGGGCGCGCTGGCCGCAGCAGTCGTCGCCGGTGCCGACGAGGCCGAGGTCCTGGCCGTGGCCCGCCTGACCGGCATCGCCGTCCAGGTCGTCTCCCGTCGCCGGGGCCTGACCGGCGACACGATGCTCGCCGTCCGCGGCGTCAGCGCCGAGGGGCTCGACGAGGCGCTCGAGGGCCTGGACCCGGCTCTGCGGGTCCACGTCGGTCTGCGCAACGGACGCCGTACGACCGTCCTCACCGGCCCCGCCGACGACCTGCGGGCCGTCCAGCGCCACCTCGAGCAGCACGGCGCGGAGCAGAAGCGGCTGCGCGAGCGCAAGCTCACCGGCGGGACACCGTTCGCCCCGACGCTGGAGATCCTGGAGCCGCGCGCCGCGTTCCACCACCCCGATCTCACCGCCGCGGCCGACCTGGTCGCCGACTGGGCGCAGCGTTGCGGCCTCGACGCCGCGTGGGCCCGCGAGCTCGCGATGGCGGCCGTCGTCGACCCGGTCGACTGGGTCCGCGACCTCGACGAGGTCTTCTCCTCCGGTGCGCAGTGGATCCTCGACCTCGGCCCCGGCGACCTCGCGTCCCTGCTGTCGCGGTACGAGGCGGACGCGCACGGCGTCGGCCTCCTCACCCCGGTCGCCCGCGACGGGCACCGCGCTCTGACCGCCGTCGGCGCCGCCCCACGCCGCAGCGCCCCCTGGTCGGCGTACGCGCCGAGCGCCGTCACCCTCCCCGACGGCCGGACCGTCCTCGAGACGCGCTTCACCCGCCTGACCGGACGCTCGCCGGTGATCCTCGCCGGCATGACGCCGACGACGGTCGACCCGAAGATCGTCGCCGCCGCCGCGAACGCCGGCTTCTGGGCCGAGCTCGCCGGTGGCGGCCAGGTCAGCGAGCCGATCTTCACCGAGAACGTCGACGAGCTCGGGCGCCTCCTCGAGCCCGGCCGGACGTACGCGTTCAACTCGCTGTTCCTCGACCCGTACCTGTGGAAGATGCAGCTCGGCCAGCAGCGCCTCGTGCAGCGCGCCCGCGCGGCCGGCGCCGCGATCGACGCCGTGATCGTCACCGCCGGCATCCCCGAGCTCGAGGAGGCCGTCGCCCTGGTCGCCGAGCTCCGCGAGGAGGGCATCAGCCACGTCGTGTTCAAGCCCGGCACCGTCGCGCAGATCCGGCAGGTCGCCGCGATCGCGCGTGAGGTCGCCCCGGTTCCGATCATCGTCCAGATCGAGGGCGGCAAGGCCGGCGGCCACCACTCGTGGGAGGACCTCGACGAGCTCCTGCTCACGACGTACGCGTCGCTGCGGGCGCTCGACAACGTCGTGGTCTGCGTCGGTGGCGGCATCGGCACCCCGCAGATCGCCTCGGAGTACCTGACCGGCACCTGGGCCCGCCGCCACGGATACCCCGTGATGCCGCTCGACGGCGTGCTGGTCGGCACCGCCGCGATGGCGACCCTGGAGGCCACCACCTCCCCCGAGGTCAAGCAGATGCTGCTCGAGACCCCGGGGACGCCGGAGTGGATCGGCGCCGGCAAGGCCGTCGCCGGGATGGCGTCCGGGCGCAGCCAGCTCGGTGCCGACATCCACGAGATCGACAACACCGCGTCGCGCGTCGGCCGCCTGCTCGACGAGGTCGCCGGTGACGCGGACGCGGTCGCCGAGCGCGCCGACGAGATCGTCGCGGCCCTGGAGAAGACCGCCAAGCCGTACTTCGGCGACGTCACCGCCATGACGTACGCCGCGTGGCTGACGCGGTACGTCGGGCTCGCGACCGTGGGCGGCGACGACGCGAGCGACGGCGCCAGCCGGTGGCTCGACGTCACCCTGCGCGACCGGTTCCACGCGATGGCCCAGCAGGCCGAGGCGCGGCTGGCCGAGGCCGACCACGGCCCGGTCACGACGCTGTTCGCCGACGCGGACGCCGTGGAGGACCCTGACGCCGCGCTCGGCGCGCTGCTGCGGGCCTACCCGGCCGCCTCCGAGGTCGTGCTGCACCCCGCGGACGTGCCGTTCTTCGTCGAGGTCTGCAAGCGGCCCGGCAAGCCGGTGCCGTTCGTGCCGGTCCTCGACGCCGACGTGCGCCGCTGGTACCGCTCCGACTCCCTCTGGCAGGCCCACGACGACCGCTTCGGCGCCGACGCCGTCTGCATCATCCCCGGGCCGGTCTCGGTCGCGGGGATCGACCGCGTCGACGAGCCGGTCGCCGAGCTGCTGCGCCGGTTCGAGGACGAGGCCGTCGACGACGTGCTCACCGCCGGCGCCGCCCCGGCGCGGGTCGGCGCCCGCCGCCGGCTCGACGCCGTCGAGGACGCCCTCGGGATCGTGCTGAGCGCGCCCGACGTCACCTGGGCGGGTCGCACGGTCCGCAACCCCGTCCACCGGCTCGGCAACGACTGGGTCCTGGTCGAGCGGACGCGTGCCGAGCACGCCGAGACCGGCGCGTCGCTGGTCGTCGAGTCCGGCGCGGTCGTGCTCGAGGTCCCGCTCGGGCCGGGCCGTGAGCCGCTGACCCTGCGGATCGACCCCGCCGGCGCCACCGACGGCGCCGTCCCGGTCGTCGCGACCGACGACGCCGCCGCCGCGATGACCGTCCTGGCCTCCCAGGCCGCCGGCGGCACGCTGCCGGAGGTCTCCGACGGCACCGCGACCGCGACGGTCGCCTGGAGCCCCGACCTGGCCTCCGACCACGCCGCCGTCACCGGTGAGCCGGAGTCGGACGGCCTCGTCCCCGACGTGCTCGTCGGGCTCGCCTGGCCGTCGGTCTTCGCCGGCCTCGCGAGCGCCCGTACGGCCGGCCCGGTCGGCGGAGCCGGTACGACCGGTACCGACGGTGCCGACGTGCCCGTCGTCGAGGGCCTGCTCGATCTCGTCCACCTGGACCACGCCGTACGGCTGGCCGACGCCGCGCCGTCGCTCCTCGAGCAGGAGCGCGACCTGGACGTGACCGCGTCGCTGGAGGAGGTCACCGACACCGAGGTCGGCCGCGTGGTCGCCGTCTCGGTCGCGATCGCCACCGACGGCGACCTGGTCGCCACGATGACCGAGCGGTTCGCGATCCGCGGCCGGACCGGCGCCGCCACGCTGGCCGACCCGGCCGTCGCCGGCGGCGCGTTCGGCGACGACGTCCGCGACACCGCCCGCCGCACCCGCGCCGAGGCGACCCTGGTCGCTCCGTCGGACCTGCGGGCGTTCGCCGCCGTCACCGGCGACCACAACCCGATCCACACCAGCGTCGCCGCCGCCCGCCTCGCGGGGCTCGGCGACCCGATCGTGCACGGGATGTGGATGTCGGCCGCCGCGCAGCGCCTGCTCGCGCCGCGCCGGATCACCGGCTGGACCACCCGCTTCCTCGCCCCGGTCGCGCCGGGCTCCACCGTCGACCTCCGCGCCGTGCGGATCGGGATGGAGAACGGCTCGGAGCTGATCGAGGTGACCGCCCGCAGCGCCGGCGAGCTCGTCCTCGCCGCCACCGCGCGGGTCGCGCCGCCGCGGACCGCGTACGCGTTCCCCGGCCAGGGCATCCAGCACCAGGGCATGGGCATGGCCGGCTACCAGCGCAGCAAGGCCGCGCGGGAGATCTGGGACCGCGCCGACGCGCACACGCGCAGCGCGCTCGGATTCTCGATCCTCACCGTGGTGCGCGAGAACCCGACCGAGATCGTCGCAGCCGGGGTCAGTCACAAGCACCCCGACGGCGTGCTGTTCCTGACCCAGTTCACCCAGGTCGCGATGGCCGTCCTCGGCTCGGCGCAGGTCGCCGAGCTGCGCGAGGCCGGCGCGTTCGTCGACGACGCGGTCCTCGCGGGCCACTCGGTCGGCGAGTACAACGCGCTGTCCGCAGTCTCCGGCGTGATCGGCCTGGAAGCCGTGATCGAGGTCGTCTTCCAGCGCGGCTCGGTCATGCACACGCTGGTCCCGCGCGACGCCGACGGCCGCAGCGACTACCGTCTCGCCGCGATCCGCCCGAGCCAGATCGGTCTCGACGACGCGGACGTGGCCGACTTCCTCGCGCAGATCGCCGAGGAGTCCGGCGAGTTCCTGCAGATCGCGAACGAGAACCTCCGCGGCTCCCAGTACGCGATCGCGGGCTCCGTACGGGGGCTCGAGCTACTCGAGGCCGAGATCAACGGGCGCCGGGCGGAGTTCGGCGGCAAGGCCGCGTTCATCCTCGTACCGGGCATCGACGTGCCGTTCCACTCCGCGGTGCTGCGCGGCGGCGTGCCGGACTTCCGGCACCGGCTCGACGAGCTGCTGCCGGAGCAGATCGACCCCGAGATCCTGATCGGCCGCTACGTCCCGAACCTCGTGCCGAAGCCGTTCAGCCTCGACCGCGCCTTCGTCGCCGAGATCGCCGACGAGGTGCCGAGCGAGCCGCTGAACGAGGTCCTCGAGGACTTCGAGCGCTGGGCCGCACAGCCGGGACGCCTCGCGCGTCGCCTGCTGATCGAGCTGCTCGCGTGGCAGTTCGCCAGCCCGGTGCGCTGGATCGAGACGCAGGACCTGATGTTCGGCGACCTCGGCGTCGAGCGGTTCGTCGAGATCGGCGTCGGCGGTGCGCCCACCGTCGCCAACCTCGCGTCCTCGACCCTGAAGCTCCCGACCGCGCCGCTGCGCCCGATCGAGGTGCTCAACGTCGAGCGCGACGGGGCCGCCGTGTTCGCGACGGACACCGACCCCGAGCCCGCCGACGACGAGCCGGAGGCACCCTCCGCACCGTCGTCGGCCGAGCCTGTCGAGACCGCGTCGGCTCCCGCCCCCGCCGCCCCCACCGCCCCGGCTGGTGCGGAGCGCCCGGCGGACCTGTCCTTCGACGCCGCCGACGCCACCGGCGTGCTGCTGGCGTGGTGGACGAAGATGCGGCCCGACCAGATCGGTCCCGCCGACTCGATCGAGTCGCTGTGCGACGGCGCGTCCTCGCGCCGCAACCAGCTGCTCGTCGACCTCGGCGGCGAGCTGTCGCTCGGCGCGATCGACGGTGCGGCCGACGCCGACGTCCCGACGCTGTCGGCCCAGGTCAAGGGCCTGGCCCGCGGCTACAAGCCGTTCGGCCCGGTCCTGAGCGACGCCCTCGGCGACCACCTGAAGAAGGTCCTCGGGCCGACGGGCAAGCGCCAGAGCGCGATCGCCGACCGGGTCCGCGACACCTGGCAGCTCGGCTCCGGCTGGGCGAGCCACACCACCGCCGAGCTCGCGATGGCGACCCGTGAGGGCTCCAGCGTGCGCGGCGGGGCGTACGGCGACCTGGACGCGCCGAAGAGCGCGTCCGACCTCGACGCCGCGATCGACGCCTGCGTGCAGGCCGTCGGCGCGCGCAACGGTGTCGCGGTCGCGATGCCGAGCGCGGGCGGCGGTGGCGACGTCACCGTCGACGCGGCTGCTCTGGGTGAGCTGACGGCCTCCATCACGGGCCCCGACGGGGTGCTCGCGTCCACGGCCCGCCACCTGCTGGCGCAGCTCGACCTGGACGAGACCGCACCTGCGGCCGAGGCCGACGACGCCGACGCCGAGGTGCTGGCGCTGGTCGAGTCCGAGCTCGGCTCGGACTGGGCCCGCACGGTCGCGCCGGCGTTCGACGCCCGCAGGGCGCTGCTGCTGGACGACCGCTGGGCCAGCGCCCGCGAGGACGTCACGCGGATCGCGCTCGGGATCACCGGCCTCGGCGAGGCTGGTGCCGACGACAGCACCCTCGCCTTCACCGGCACCGGTGACGTGGTCGCGCGCCAGGCCCGCTGGTGGGCCGGCCGGGTCGACGACGAGGCGCTCACGCAGCGTCTCTCGGCGATCGCGGACGATGCGCTCGACACCTCGGCCGGCGCCTGGTCGGACGAGGTCGCGGTCGTCACCGGCGCCTCGCCGGGCTCGATCGCCGCGTCCGTGGTCGGTCGGCTGCTGGCCGGCGGGGCCACGGTGGTCGCGAGCACGTCGCGCCTGGACGGCGCGAAGCGGCGGTTCTTCACCGACCTCTACCGCAGCCACGCCCGTGGCGGCGCAACGCTGTGGGTGGTCCCGGCCAACCTCGCGTCGTTCGCCGACACCGATGCGCTGATCGCGTGGGTGACCGAGGAGCAGACCGAGTCCGCGGCCGGCGTCACCACCGTGACGAAGCCCGCGCTGACGCCGACGCTGCTGTTCCCGTTCGCCGCGGGCCGCGTCGCGGGCGACCTCACCGAGGCCGGTGCGCGCTCCGAGATCGACATGCGGATCCTGCTGTGGTCGGTCGAGCGGCTGATCGCCGGGTTCGGGGCCGCGCACCGCGACCACGACCTCGACGCGTCGCTGCACGTCGTGCTGCCCGGTTCGCCGAACCGCGGCACGTTCGGCGGCGACGGCGGCTACGGCGAGGCGAAGGCCGCGCTCGACGCCGTGGTCGCGAAGTGGTCGAGCGAGACCTGGAGCACCCGCGTCACGCTCACGCACGCGATCATCGGCTGGGTCCGCGGGACCGGGCTGATGGGCGGCAACGACCCGCTGGTGCAGGCCGTCGAGGAGGCCGGGGTCCGCACCTGGGCCCCCGAGGAGATGGCCGACGCGCTGCTCGCGACGGCCACCACGCAGGCCCGTACGGCCGGTCGTGGCGGTCCCGCCACGGTCGACCTGACCGGCGGGCTGTCCGAGGCCGCGCTCGACCTGCGGGCGCTCGCCGAGGGCGTCGAGGCGCCGGCGGCGTCCGACTCCGACGAGGGCGTCACGATCGACGCGCTCGCCCCGTCGCCGGCGCAGCTGCCGGCCACCGCGGACGTGAGCTGGCCCGAGATCGAGACCCGGCCCGAGGACCTCGTGGTCATCGTCGGCGCGGGCGAGCTCGGCCCGTACGGGTCGGCGCGCACGCGGTTCGAGATCGAGGTCCACGACGAGCTGTCCGCGGCCGGCGTGCTCGAGCTCGCCTGGTCCACCGGCCTGATCGCGTGGGAGAACGGCGGCTGGTACGACGTCGAGTCGCAGGAGCCGGTCGCGGAGTCCGAGATCCACGAGCGCTACCACGACCGCGTGGTCGAGGCCGCCGGGATCCGCCGCTACGCCGACGACGGCGCGCTCCAGTCCGGCTCGGCGCCGCTGCTCGCGAGCGTCTACCTCGACTCCGACCTCACGTTCACCGTCGGGTCCGAGGCGCAGGCACGCGCGCTGCACGCCGCGGAGCCGGCCAGCACCGTGATCGCTCCCGCCGGTGACGGCGACGAGTGGACGGTCACCCGCAAGGCGGGGACGGAGATCCGGGTGCCGCGACGCCTCGACCTCACCCGTACGGTCGGGGGTCAGATCCCGACCGGGTTCGACCCGGCCGCCTGGGGCGTCCCGGCCGAGATGCTGGAGTCCCTGGACCGGGTCGCGGTCTGGAACCTCGTCTGCACCGTCGACGCGTTCCTCTCCAGCGGGTTCACCCCGGCCGAGCTGATGCGCTGGGTCCACCCGGCGCAGGTCGCGTCCACGCAGGGCACCGGCATGGGCGGCATGACGTCGATGCGCTCGCTCTACGTCGACACGCTGCTCGGCGAGGCGAAGCAGAACGACATCCTCCAGGAGGCGCTGCCGAACGTCATCGCCGCGCACGTGATGCAGTCCTACGTGGGCGGCTACGGCGCGATGGTGCACCCGGTCGCGGCGTGCGCGACGAGCGCGATCTCGGTCGAGGAGGGCACGGACAAGATCCGCCTCGGCAAGGCCGACTTCGTGGTCGCGGGAGGGTTCGACGACCTGTCCACGGAGGGCATCGTCGGGTTCGCCGACATGTCGGCCACCGCGGACACCTCGGTGATGCTCGCGAAGGGCATCGACGAGCGTTACGTCAGCCGGGCCAACGACCGGCGACGCGGCGGGTTCGTCGAGTCCCAGGGCGGCGGCACGCTGCTGCTCGCCCGCGGCGACGTCGCGGCGCGGATGGGTCTGCCGGTGCTCGGCGTGGTCGCGTACGCGGGCTCGTTCGCCGACGGCGTCCACACCTCGATCCCCGCCCCGGGCATCGGCGCGCTGGCCGCCGCACGCGGGGGTGACCGCTCGATGCTGGCCCGCGGGCTCGCCGACGTCGGTCTGACGATCGACGACGTCGCCGTGGTCTCCAAGCACGACACGTCGACCAACGCGAACGACCCGAACGAGTCCGAGCTGCACGAGCGGATCGGCGCCGCGCTGGGCCGTACGGAGGGCAACCCGCTCTTCGTGGTCTCGCAGAAGACGCTGACCGGGCACGCGAAGGGCGGTGCCGCCGCGTTCCAGATGATCGGGCTCTGCCAGGTCATGGAGTCCGGCGTGGTTCCCCCGAACCGCAGCCTCGACTGCGTCGACGACGTCCTCGCCGAGCACGAGCACCTGGTGTGGCTGCGCAAGCCGCTGCAGCTCGGCACCGTCCGGGCCGGGCTCGTGACGAGCCTCGGGTTCGGTCACGTCTCGGCACTCGTGGCGATCGCGCACCCGGCGGCGTTCCTCGCGTCGCTGGGCGCCGAGGAGCGCGCGACGTACGAGCGGGCGTCGCGGGCGCGTCGCATCTCGGGCCGGATGCGCCTCACGCAGGCGATCTACGGCGGCCCGGCTGCGTACCAGCGCCCGGCCGGTCGCCGGCTCGGGTCCGAAGGAGTCCGGGAGCGGGAGGCATCCGTGCTGCTCGCCCCGGAGGCACACCTGGCAGCGGACGGGTCGTACGTGGTGGGCGTTGGGGCCGCCACGGACGGCGTGGGAGCGTCCGCTGCCGGTTCCGGGGATGTCGCCGTCGGGGGGCGGCGACAGGGCGACCCCGAGGCGGCACGGTGA
- a CDS encoding GMC family oxidoreductase, which translates to MSESYDYVVVGAGSAGAVVAARLTEDPAVRVLLLEAGPPAEADEISIPAAFANLFKTRWDWNYQTAEQKQLHGRRAYWPRMKALGGCSSMNAMIYIRGNAHDYDTWRDAYGASGWGYDDVLPYFVRAEHNQRLGAPYHGTDGPLNVEDRVFTHELTDAWVQSAVVGGLDANDDFNGASQEGAGVYQVTCRKGRRFSVADAYLAPAADRPNLTVRTGAFVTRIVIEGGRATGIAYRRGGEDHVAHADAEVVLSGGAVNSPQLLMLSGIGPAAHLRELGIDVVADLPVGENLHDHPVVPLIWKTRNTTDLAQATTLGNLLRWKATGKGPLASNIGEGGAFYASRDGLAAPDIQIHVAPSAFYDNGMHEPQARAFTVGPTLVNVASRGRLRLRSTDPAWHPDIDAAYYDDPTDLDAIVAGAQRAIALTTSGPMAGFLDELWMPHSRHAVPTEGELVEHVRQYTQTLYHPVGTCAMGTDERAVVDPELRVRGVDGLRVVDASVMPMVPRGNTNAPTIMVGEKAADLLRGRPAPTAARLAAVG; encoded by the coding sequence GTGAGCGAGTCGTACGACTACGTGGTGGTGGGAGCCGGGAGCGCAGGGGCGGTGGTCGCGGCGCGGCTCACCGAGGACCCCGCCGTACGGGTGCTCCTGCTCGAGGCGGGACCGCCCGCCGAGGCGGACGAGATCTCGATCCCGGCGGCGTTCGCGAACCTCTTCAAGACCCGCTGGGACTGGAACTACCAGACCGCGGAGCAGAAGCAGCTCCACGGCCGGCGCGCGTACTGGCCCCGGATGAAGGCGCTCGGCGGCTGCTCGTCGATGAACGCCATGATCTACATCCGCGGCAACGCCCACGACTACGACACCTGGCGCGACGCGTACGGCGCGAGCGGGTGGGGGTACGACGACGTCCTCCCGTACTTCGTGCGGGCCGAGCACAACCAGCGGCTCGGCGCTCCGTACCACGGGACGGACGGCCCGCTGAACGTCGAGGACCGGGTCTTCACCCACGAGCTGACCGACGCCTGGGTGCAGAGTGCGGTCGTCGGCGGGCTCGACGCGAACGACGACTTCAACGGCGCGTCGCAGGAGGGGGCGGGCGTCTACCAGGTGACGTGCAGGAAGGGGCGCCGGTTCTCCGTCGCCGACGCCTACCTGGCTCCGGCCGCCGACCGGCCCAACCTGACGGTCCGTACGGGCGCGTTCGTCACCCGCATCGTGATCGAGGGCGGGCGCGCGACCGGGATCGCCTACCGCCGCGGAGGCGAGGACCACGTCGCGCACGCCGACGCCGAGGTGGTGCTGTCCGGCGGCGCGGTCAACAGCCCGCAGCTGCTCATGCTGTCCGGCATCGGCCCGGCCGCGCACCTGCGCGAGCTGGGCATCGACGTGGTTGCGGACCTGCCGGTGGGAGAGAACCTCCACGACCACCCGGTCGTCCCGCTGATCTGGAAGACCCGCAACACCACCGACCTCGCCCAGGCCACCACGCTCGGCAACCTGCTGCGCTGGAAGGCGACCGGCAAGGGCCCGCTCGCCTCGAACATCGGGGAGGGCGGCGCGTTCTACGCGAGCCGCGACGGACTGGCGGCGCCGGACATCCAGATCCACGTCGCGCCGTCGGCGTTCTACGACAACGGGATGCACGAGCCGCAGGCCCGCGCCTTCACCGTCGGACCGACCCTCGTCAACGTCGCGAGCCGCGGGCGGCTGCGGCTGCGATCGACCGACCCGGCCTGGCACCCCGACATCGATGCGGCGTACTACGACGACCCCACCGACCTGGATGCGATCGTCGCGGGGGCGCAGCGGGCGATCGCGCTGACGACGTCGGGGCCGATGGCCGGGTTCCTCGACGAGCTGTGGATGCCGCACTCACGCCACGCCGTCCCGACGGAGGGCGAGCTGGTCGAGCACGTCCGCCAGTACACGCAGACGCTCTACCACCCCGTCGGGACCTGTGCGATGGGGACGGACGAGCGCGCGGTCGTCGATCCGGAGCTGCGGGTGCGTGGCGTCGACGGGCTGCGGGTCGTCGACGCGTCGGTGATGCCGATGGTGCCGCGCGGCAACACGAACGCCCCGACGATCATGGTCGGGGAGAAGGCCGCGGACCTGCTCCGCGGACGTCCGGCGCCGACCGCGGCCCGGCTCGCCGCCGTAGGGTGA